The Lolium perenne isolate Kyuss_39 chromosome 6, Kyuss_2.0, whole genome shotgun sequence genome segment TACAGGCCAGAATTGGCCACCAGAACCTCATGGCGATTTTCTGGATTTTTCAACCCTCAAATTAATCTATGCAGGATAAATGTGGACTTTTATATGGCCGCACCAGCTAGGGCAGACTAGGACTGGTGAGTTTCTTTTGGCACCATCAGAACACAATATGACTGAATAAAACACACACATATCTCCAACTGGAACTCAACTTATgataaataaacacacaaacataAAGCAGTGAATTGAAATTGTGTCCACTTGGATTCAATCAAAATTTGCTGGTGCTATACACAAGAGGATTTCTTCTATGCCTATAGTTTTAATAAGTTTGGCATGCTAACCACCGAACTGAGCTTTGATTGATCTAGAACCAAGCAAACATGAACCCACATACAGATCGTCATGAGATATGATAACTTAACAACCACTAGCGGTGAGAAGTGCTTACCTTGTGTCGCTGAATCGTTTGTAGGAGAGGAAGATATTCTCGGGCTTGGCTTGGACGATCAAGGTCAGGGATCGGACCATCTTTTCCTTGAAGGCATGGAATTCACGAATATCCTCTTCCGTCTCCAGATGGCAGTCCttctcttgcatattcttgatgaACTCAATGTTTTCCAGCGTCACCAAATTACCCTTGTCAATAAAGGCTTGCATTTCTGGCGTATGGGCCGGTGGATGATACCACATGCGTGGGATCCTCCTCCACCTCCCAGGGGTCCTCTTTCTGGGCACGGTCGTGGATGTGGAAGGCCTCTCGACGGCCGGcggctctcctcctcctcctcctcctcctcctccaccacctgtgAGATTCATGGACTCCAAGCCAGAGGCCAGGTGCAGAGTCGACTCCTCGAGAGCCGTGGGTGTTGCTCCTCCCGTGCCTGTGCTGGGCAGGCTTGGTTGGATGTTTCTGGACAAGACCGGCGGGGCGGACGCCCTGCCCAAGGGTTGAGGCAGTGACCAATCGACCGCCGGGATGGTTCTGGACAAGACCGGCGGGGCGGACGCACTGCTGCCCAAGGGTTGAGCCAGTGACCACTCGACCGCCGGGATGGTTGTGGGCGCAGATCCACATCCACCTGAGGTACTAGAGCTTTCCGTGCGCGCAGATCCACCTGAGTTTCCACTTGAGCCTGGCGTGCGAGAAGATGCAGCTGATCCACCTGAGTTTCCCGGGCGGGCAGATCCACTTGAGCCTGGCGTGCGAGCAGATGCAGTTGATCCACCTGAGCTACTACTACTAGAGTTTACCATATCTAGGTCGGCGGATGGGGTGGGGGTGTCCATCTCGGCGACTCGACCTCCAACGTCGTCAAATTGGACAGGGGAATTGGGGATTTAGGTCTAGGGCGGAGGAGACTTGCCTCccttttgagagagagagagacgtgTGGTGTGGGGTCTTTTAATAAACCGAGGAAAGGAAGGACTCGGATCATGGGCCACCAGTTGATCCTGGGCCAGCCAAGGGTCATACTCGGACGTCTTTTATACTATATATAATAAGAAAGGAAGGATATGTGTTGTGCTCGGTATCCCACGTGACGTACTCCCTTCTAAGCCCATTTTATATTACCCATAATTTTTCGTGCAATTTAAATTTTGACTACAAATATAGTAGATAATAATAATACAAAGATCTACTACGATAAATACATATAATTTGATAATATATTTCATGACAATTCTAAAAAAAACTATTATTTTTTTGTTGTATATGTTTATATTTTTATCAATATAGATgataaactttaccaaatttaacTTTGACCAAACCTTATATTCAACATATTTTGGGCAGGAGGGAGTACCACCAGTTCATCGTGGGTCAGCCAAGGGTCAGACCTCCAAACCTACTCCATTAGATGGGTTCGGGTCCTCCTCCCGATTTGGGTTGGATGATGGGCGGGCCCATTTATTAGGGGCTGATTCAGATGTTCGCATGTTTAGTTGAAAGACATGGGAGGCCAGCTAGGAGAGACCAAAACCCGCGGCCCGCGTTTCTGTCATTCAGGTCCTACTTGTTTCGTTCAATCCGCACGGCGGGGAGCGAATAGGCACTCTAGCCAAAACTAGCCGAGCTGTGGCCCATTCGACGTTTATCCTGGCCTTTTCTGGTTTTAAGAAGTTTCTAGAACTTTCCAATTTGGGTTTTTCGTTCTTTCTTATGGTtcttacttctggacattgcacaaaactactgaaagttaatggaataacgaAATCCATCAaatatagcaaaacaggcaatgcgaaataaaaggcagaatctgtgaaaatagaacagtccgtaaagacgaatttttctggagcacttaacttgctcagatgaaaatgctcaaattgaatgaaagttgcgtacatatctgaggatcacgcacgtaaattggcagatttttctgagttacctacagagaatactactcaaattcgtgacagcaagaaatctgtttctgcgcagtaatccaaatctagtatcatctttactatcaaagactttacttggcacaacaatgcaataaaataaagataaggagaggttgctacagtagtaaaaacttccaagactcaaatataaaacaaaagtgcagaagtaaaataatgggttgtctcccataagcgcttttctttaacgtctttcagctaggcgcagaaagtgtgaatcaagtattttcaagagatgaaccatcaacatcataatttgttctaataatagaatcataaggtaacttcattctctttctagggaagtgttccatacctttcttgagaggaaattgatacttaatattaccttccttcatatcaataatagcaccaacagttcgaaaaaaaggtcttcccaatataatgggacaagatgcattgcattcaatatccaagacaacaaaatcaacggggacaaggttattgttaaccgtaatgcgaacattatcaatcctccccaaaggtttctttgtggaattatcagcaagattaacatccgaataacaatttttcaatggtggcaagtcaagcatattatagattttcttaggcataacagaaatacttgcaccaagatcacttaaagcattacaatcaaaatcattgaccttcatcttaatgatgggctctcaaccatcttctaacttcctaggaatagaagtttcaagttttagtttctcttctctagcttttatgagagcatttgtaatatcactacaagaaatgtgttGACTTGCGACACTCCATTTTCGTCACTGGATCGTCACTACATTTAATATATGACGTTCTTATGACAAAAATTAGATCGTCAAAAACGGAGCGTCAGTAATCAACGAATGTGACCTTCTACTTGAAATCGTCATGGTCGTCTATGACGATATTGCATTGTCATAACATCTATGACGATCTAATATCGTT includes the following:
- the LOC127305687 gene encoding uncharacterized protein; the protein is MDTPTPSADLDMVNSSSSSSGGSTASARTPGSSGSARPGNSGGSAASSRTPGSSGNSGGSARTESSSTSGGCGSAPTTIPAVEWSLAQPLGSSASAPPVLSRTIPAVDWSLPQPLGRASAPPVLSRNIQPSLPSTGTGGATPTALEESTLHLASGLESMNLTGGGGGGGGGGGEPPAVERPSTSTTVPRKRTPGRWRRIPRMWYHPPAHTPEMQAFIDKGNLVTLENIEFIKNMQEKDCHLETEEDIREFHAFKEKMVRSLTLIVQAKPENIFLSYKRFSDTREEHLTAEGMEAHILQQFPESKPCQQAKHFAELALKHYNKKRMESRKFKLATTLLSNCFSESSGTTYGHVNFTAILEEKTATQPTSKTKRLFFAELMLIPKLQADPEAEPMRVVHVYVIDDDYCYGGCKKIFRKIDHKMRREMDYERCHACSDLIKHPKGQLFDGGHNSSRMPYFSAV